The sequence below is a genomic window from Salinispira pacifica.
GATATATTTGCCCCGGGAGCGGAGGAATATCTCGCCCGCCAGTATCAGAGAATGAAAGAACAGGGAATCGACGGATTCTGGACCGACCTGGGCGAACCGGAAGAACGGCCCAACGAGATCCTCTTCGGAGGCGCACTTCAGGACCGGAGCAAGCGTATCCGGGGCTTCCTGGTGCATAACTACTACAACCAGCACTGGTCCCGGATCATCGTGGATGCAATGAAGGAGATTCAGCCCGGAACCCGCCAGGTGATTCTCAGCCGCAGCGGGAACTGGCAAAGTCCCTCCCTGGGAGTATCGGTGTGGACCGGGGATGTACAAAGCAGCTGGGAAGCACTGGCCCAGCAGCCCGCTCAGGGAATTACCGCCGGGCTCACCGGCTTCCAGCTCTGGGGGCACGATGTGGGCGGCTTTATTGCCCGGAACGGGATTCCCGACGCCGAACTCTTCCTCCGCTGGAACCAGTTCGGACTCTGGTCGCCGGTGCACCGGGCCCACGGATCGGGAAGCCCCCGGGAACCCTTCATTCACGAGCAAAGCAGCGAAGATCCGATGGCCCGGCTGACTGTCCAGTCGGTGGTGCTCCGGGAGCAGCTGAAGACATTCTATGAATCCCTCCACCTTCAGAGCATCCGGGAGAATCTGCCCATCATGCGGCCCCTGTTTCTGGAATATCCCCGATGGGAACAGGCCTGGAATATCAGCGATGCATACATGCTGGGGGAAAGCATCTATGTGCAGCCGCTGACAGCCCCCATGACCCGGCTGGAAGAGTTTTCCCTCTCCCTGCCTCCCGGCCAGTGGTATGACTTTTACAGCGGCAAGCGCTATGTGAGCGGCGGGGCGGATGTGACGCCTGAGTATGAGCCGGTGCTGGAGACCATTCCGGTGATGCTGTCCCCCGGGGCGATTATGCCCATGGATTCCCCCAGAGGTTTCGGTTCCCAGAGGGAGCCCGCCCGCCGAAACCGGGGAATTGTGACCCTGGTGCCCCATGCATCCGAAGGGGGCGAATCGGAGTTCGTATGGCTGAAAAGCGACGGGGAGTCCAGTGTGGACATGGGCGCAGAACCGGAGAGTCTTCCCGGCGTGCATTTTCTTCTTCGGGGGGAAACATTGACCATGCGACTCACCGGCGGGTATGCCGCCAATCCGGAAACAAGACTGAATCTGGAACTGCGGGTGCCGGCGGAGGTTCCCGGTGCCGGCGGGGATGAGAGCTGGACGCTTCAGGGGGCGTATTACACCCGGGAAGTTCAGCTTTCCCCTTCCGCTTCGGAGATTGAGGTTGAACTGGCATCGTCGGGAGAGTAGGCGCATCCTCCGATGAGCATGCAAGCCGCCGAGGTTTTGAGAGAATCAATCTGAAAACCGCCATTGCGAATGAGGGCAAGTGTGTCCCGGTCCAGATGGCAGTTTTCGGCGATTTTCCTCCACAGGGGAGTGAAGATGGTCTGAAAACGCCGGATTCCCGGGCTGCATGAGGCCACGTGTTCTATGAACAGATATCTGCCGCCGGGTTTCAGCACCCGGCGGATCTCCGCCAGTCCCCGGGAAACATCCGGCACGGAACAGAATACCAGAGTGGCGACGACGGTATCGAAGCTGTTATCCGGATAATGGAGTGACTGCACATCGGCGTGATCAGCAGCACAGCACTCTTCCATGAGCTGCAGCGGTTCATAGTCGGTGAACAGCAGTTCGCTGAGAGCATTCATATTGTAATAGGGCCGGTTATTCCCGGTACCCGCCCCGATCTCCAGAACCCGGCCCCGGGCACGGGAGATGATTTCTTTCCGGTAATTCCTCAACCCGGCATGTTCCAGAGGTCTCATAAAGCTGTTGTATAAAACGGGCGAAAACTTCATGCTGTATAAGTATAAATGAAAAAGCCCGGGCATGGCAGTGTGTAATGAAGCATCCTGTCACCGGAATCCGGACTTCATGCACCATG
It includes:
- a CDS encoding glycoside hydrolase family 31 protein; translated protein: MMILFAALLLPGFSSCALQSGAGSHQPRLQLTGDALRITLDDQRLILQAVEDDMLSLRWDDERLSPAEREFLEAQRMPLTGNSGDPQMEVQSELRMIDRYRAAAGKFEIESRTGGVDVFRNGEYLWGLDFTGFGHASDFRFQTGENNTLYGLGGVDDDIRLNGLSRRLRNESKYGDHTYLYVPFIFSRDGDGFFIQGHIQDAMGFGSEADGSFQLNQQLDEGTLLYWHEADTRQLVRRFYELGGDRPLAPEWFYGYIQSRYGYRNQQEAQEVVEEFAVRNIPLSALVLDLYWFARMGDYDWDEANWDYRELDRFLENRGVKTVTITEPYVREDALMFQPLEDMGAMGADREGNTVTWNSWWTFSQAKEGGIIDIFAPGAEEYLARQYQRMKEQGIDGFWTDLGEPEERPNEILFGGALQDRSKRIRGFLVHNYYNQHWSRIIVDAMKEIQPGTRQVILSRSGNWQSPSLGVSVWTGDVQSSWEALAQQPAQGITAGLTGFQLWGHDVGGFIARNGIPDAELFLRWNQFGLWSPVHRAHGSGSPREPFIHEQSSEDPMARLTVQSVVLREQLKTFYESLHLQSIRENLPIMRPLFLEYPRWEQAWNISDAYMLGESIYVQPLTAPMTRLEEFSLSLPPGQWYDFYSGKRYVSGGADVTPEYEPVLETIPVMLSPGAIMPMDSPRGFGSQREPARRNRGIVTLVPHASEGGESEFVWLKSDGESSVDMGAEPESLPGVHFLLRGETLTMRLTGGYAANPETRLNLELRVPAEVPGAGGDESWTLQGAYYTREVQLSPSASEIEVELASSGE
- a CDS encoding class I SAM-dependent methyltransferase, translated to MKFSPVLYNSFMRPLEHAGLRNYRKEIISRARGRVLEIGAGTGNNRPYYNMNALSELLFTDYEPLQLMEECCAADHADVQSLHYPDNSFDTVVATLVFCSVPDVSRGLAEIRRVLKPGGRYLFIEHVASCSPGIRRFQTIFTPLWRKIAENCHLDRDTLALIRNGGFQIDSLKTSAACMLIGGCAYSPDDASSTSISEAEGES